DNA sequence from the Coregonus clupeaformis isolate EN_2021a chromosome 13, ASM2061545v1, whole genome shotgun sequence genome:
GTTGGTCatttgtgtacatttattttcctCTCAGGCCTTCTACACAGAGGACCCCAAGACCTGCCCCGACTATGGACGCATCATCAACCAGCGCCACTTCAAACGCATCATGGCCATGACAGAGGACAGCACCATCGCTATAGGAGGGGAAAGTGACGAGTCAACGTGCTACATAGGTACTACTTATGACAGGCATAATGCTACATAGGTACTACTTATGACAGGCATAATGATACATACTTGTAGGTATCACTTTTCCAATCAAAACTGCCTCATCTCCTTCCAATATTTGTAGCTGACTAGAGACACTATTCAATCTCCATCTTTAcaatttgttgtttgtttgttttgcctTTTGTTTTCCTTTCAGATGCTTTCTGTAAGCGCTATACAAGTTGAAtaagttattattattagtatgaCAGTCATAGGTCTCCATAGGTACCACATACATTACAGGCCCATGGTTATTATATACACAAACAAATCCCACTACATTATTTAGTACCAAGCAGTTTGTTTTAGTGGTAAGCCCTTATTTGTAGATCTAGTTTATGTATATCTATGCTCCACACAGCTCCCACAGCACTCCTATGGGGTCAAAGTTGGTTTCCCATCTTGTTGATGTATATCTATTCCCACCACATACCCTACAGTTGGTTACCCTGACACATCTAGTTGTGTATGCTCCCCTCCTCAGCTCCTACAGTACTGCTATGGGCTTAAAGTTGGTTTCCCATCTAGTTGACCTCTATATTAAAGTAAtgctggactgtcgtttctctttgcttatttgagctgtttttgccagaacatggacttggtcttttaccaaatatggctatcttctgtataccacccctaccttgtcacaacacaactgattggctcaaacgcattaagaaggaaagaatgcATGTCAATTGAATGCATGtcaattaacaaggcacacctgttaattgacatGCATTCCAGattactacctcatgaagctgattgagagaatgtcaagagtgtgcaaagctgtcatcaaggcaaagggtggcaactttgaagaatcaaaaaaaactttttgggttactacatgattccatatgtgttatttcatagtttcgatgtcttaactataattctacaatgtagaaaatagtacaaataaagaaaaacccttgaatgagtaagtgtgtccaaacttttgactggtactgtatatattctcCCCTACTCAGCCCCTACAGTGCTGCTATGGGGTTAACTGGTTTCCCTGACACATCTAGTTCATCCATATCTATGCTCGCCCCTCCTCAGCTCCGACAGTGCTGAAGGACGTGCAGGTGAACTCCAAGGTGATGCAGGAGGAGATTTTTGGTCCCCTGCTACCCATCCTGACGGTCAGTGGAGTGGACGAGGCAATCAACTTCATCAACAAGGGAGAGAAACCCCTCGCCCTCTATATCTTCTCACCTGATGACAAGGTAACTACTCATACATATAGAGAACACACAAGCACATGCTCAGCAACTGTTTCTTTTCAAAACAATAGTGGTGGGCAGTTTtttaattatctctctctatagGTGATTAAAAAAATGATAGCAGAGACCTCTAGTGGAGGAGTGTTGGCTAATGACTGTCTTGTGCACTACTCTCTCAGTGCACTACCCTTCGGTGGAGTGGGTGAGTAGGGCTCACTATATAACACACAAACATAAAATTGCTATTTCAcacagtaaaataaaatacaattaatgcaaatagtctgggtagccatgattagctgttcaggagtcttatggcttgggggtagaagctgttaagaagccttttgggcttggcgctccagtaccgcttgccgagcggtagcagagagaacagtctatgactagggtggctggagtctttgacaatttttagagccttcctccgacaccgcctggtatagaggtcctggatggcaggaagcttggccccagtgatgtactgggccgtacgcactaccctctgtagtgccttgcggtcggaggccgagcagttgccataccaggcggtgatgcaaccagtcaggatgctctcgatggtgcagctgtagaacattttgaggatctgaggacccatgccaaatcttttcagtctccagaggggaaataggctttgtcgtgccctcttcacgactgtcttggtgtgtttggaccatgatatagtttgttggtgatgtggacaccaaggaacctgaagctctcaacctgttccactacagccctgtcgatgagaaaggggccgtgctcagtcctctttttattcctgtagtccacaatcatctcctttgtcttgatcacgttgagggagaggttgttatcctggcaccacacggccaggtctctgacctgctccctataggctgtctcatcattgtctgtgatcaggcctaccactgttgtgttgtcggcaaacttaatgatggtgttggagtcgtgcctggccatgcagtcatgggtgaacagggagtacaggaggggactgagcacgcacccctgaggggcctctgTGTtgaggatgtgttgttacctacccttaccacctgggggtggacCGTCAGGAAGAccatgatccagttgcagagggaggtgtttagtcccagggtccttagcttagtgatgagctttgagggcactctggtgttgaacgctgagctgtagtgaattaatagcattctcaagtAGGTGTTTCTCTTGTCCAGTATGGTAattggtatgcaaattggagtgggtctagggtttctgagataatggtgttgatgtgagccatgaccagcctttcaaagcacttcatggctacagacgtcagtgctacgggtcggtagtcatttaggcaggttaccttagtgttcttgggcacagggactatggtgatctgcttgaaacatgttggtattacagactcagtcagggacatgttgaaaatgtcagtgaagacactttccagttcttcagcgcatgctcggagtacacgtcctggtaatccgtctggccctgcggccttgtgaatattaacctgcttaaaagtcttactcacatcggctacggagagcgtgatcacatagtcatccggaacagctgatgctctcatgcatgcttcagtgttgcttgcctcgaagcgagcatagaagtgattcaGCTCATCTGGTAGACTTGTGTCACTGTgaagctcacggctgtgcttccctttgtagtctgtaatagttttcaagccctgccacatccgacgagcgtcagagccggtgtagtacgattcaatcttagtcctgtattgactctttgcctgtttgatggttcgtcggagggcatagcaggatttcttataagcgtccgggttagagtcccgctccttgaaagcggcagctctactgtttagctcagtgcggatgttgcctgtaatccatggcttctggttggggtatgcacgcacggtcactgtggggacgacgtcatcgatgcacttattgatgaagccagtgactaatgtggtgtactcctcaatgctatcggaagaatcccgtaacatattccagtctgtgctagcaaaacagtcctgtagtttagcatctgcgtcatctaaccacttccttattaaccaagtcactggtgcttcctgctttagtttttgcttataaactgtaatcaggaggatagagttatggtcagatttgccaaatgagaAGGGATATGTGTGATTGACTGTTCTACATGTTTCCCCCTGTAGGTAACAGTGGTATGGGCAGCTACCACGGCAAGTTCAGCTTTGACAACCTGAGCCACCTGAGGGGCTGTCTTATCAAGCAGCTGAAGATGGAGGGGGTTAACGACGTGCGCTACCCGCCCCATACTGCCAAGAAGCTGTTCTGGGCACGCTTCTTCATCCTCAAAAATCCTGACCTGGGGTGGTTAGGCCGCATGGCGCTACTCGCTATCATCGCGGTGGTGGCTGCTGTGGTGCTACAGGTTAGAGGGACGGAGGAAAGGATGGGGGGGGTGCTGGGATGGATAGGATGCTGAGGGAGGAAGGATgaaaagagggagggatgggaaagggagagagagagatgatggaaTAGAGGGATTAAGAGGGAAAGGTAAAAAGAGATTAGAGTATGAGTGCCTAGATTTTGGAATTTTAGATTGAGTTTCACTGATTGGTGgatgtttgtgtttctgtgtttcttcAGAGATATCTTCAGTGAGATCAAACAAGTACTTCAGGCCTGATGTTACTCTGGTGACCCGCTGGACCCTGGAACAGAGTTGGGCCTAAAAGCGCTAAATGAACTTTGACCCGGATAAGTTTCTGTCTACTTCTAGATAATAACCGTAACCATAGTAATGTCAGGCTCACCCTTTAACCCCTCCGTCACCATGACAGTGAGAGAGTGGCTCCAATAACCTTTATTAGAATTATTATGCAATTCTGCATGAAGCCATTTTAGAAGGATTAGCTTGCTAACgctaactaacattagctagcagcAACAGATTTTATGAATGTGATCTTTTAATCTGATTTATGGCACTTTAATCAGTGTAATATTATGTTAATTTCTTAGTTAAACCTGTCTGCTCAGGTTGTCTGTTTTTGTTTTAAAGCCTTAAAACGTTGAAATGTTTGCTGCTTATTAACTTTTTGGATAATGTATCAAAAGAAACAATGCAGAACTCTTATGACCAGTTATAACTTGTTATAACTTTTATATCACTGTGCCATGAAGCAGCATAACTGACCTATATGCAAGGTTTTCTAAGGATTGCATAAATCCCTTTTATATGAATGAATAATCATGAAGTATTGTGCGTTAATACTGTACTACTATTACGCATGCTTGTATGTTTCAGTCAGCCTCAGAGAAGCACAACTCAAGTTCTGTTATCATTTCAACTGTTAGAAAGAGATTGCAATGGAGATGTCTTTTATTTGAAGTAGAACTTTAACATTCCCTGTCAGTGAGTTACATTCACACTATGTGCCTGAAACAAACCCAGATAACCAATCAGGTACCTTTCGAGAATTCCACCTTGCATTTCACAAGAGTTTTTAAAATATTTGCCTGCAGAACTTCTATTCAATAGCTCAGGATGTAACAAAGTATGACAACTACTATGTCTGAGAAACAATGAAGGAGTAACAGCGTATCATTTCAATGTTTTTGTATTGCCATCAGAGTATTCCCATGGCATTAATCTATTGAGATTGTAATAAATCTGTTTTAATGTGTTTCACTTATTGATTGTGGTTGTGTTATTGATAGGGAATGAGAGGAAtatccagtggcgattttagcatgtaaatcttggtggggcaaactcaacataattttttttagatgcatgccagcaaagccactataaaacacaacactaaacaatacatgaattgcactataacggtgacaaacggtgcccacaaactgttagggcctacataaagctgtcccaacagcagagctttcttttcagcccATGGAGTggatccttaccactgctacacctggctgccaaaggagccttgtctggctgtgaaacagttcattcagactAATTTACtccctttttaaaaaacatagctgatctggctgacttgcttaaacaaatgtggtttctactgacaattgagatgtacaaactatggcataagggaacgacgagcgcataagaggcaatctgtaatttcaattaagacattaatgagcgagctaagacggacgtagtcaatataactatttgttcagcactttttaaatgtatagcgacagaattcagaactagggcagttcttacagtattctccctgtacaccaagtcagaaccgtaggataaattaaagggggcatataagcagacaacgaaagctcttacaatattcgatgatgacatttccctaaaacaggctataggctacatgtgcaccaccaagtcagaacagtatgctaagttatgagggggaaagggcccaaattattagggtgaggcacatgggctactaacagcttactacacaacatacacttagtattactttcttggcTACAtgtctccctggcatattacatcatttatgaagcagcatacaagacatttttggactcaccttgtgctgtgctcacttgaacaggaaggtggcgcagtggtccttcttgtgggcaaatgttgtcatcaaactttgtcatcaaagtctggcattctctggatttatggtgctttcaagacaactgggaaggtcgaatcatgatgtcagtgatcttcgggtcggagctctagaaagaggcccgactTCCCGACTTcaaattccgagttggatgaccgttccaaacgtattttcccagtcagagctaatTTTTTTCCTGagatcccagttgtcttgaactcactgaagtctgagatttcccagttccgagtttccagttgttttgaactcggcagaagtcatgctggactgacagcatggccaatgtattcaacattttctggcccatggtgttgcatgtgaatgtttatccttttaagcttggaaaagacaCCCTTAAACTCAGACTTGGACCACATACCCTCTCCACCgtatagcaggctagtgattgctaactcttgcagttagccactgattccttccaaaccacacattgttgaatttgcgatttccaacttgtgtaatgtttatgtccaatggccgatgagcaccgatatgttttatctataatttctcttcatatgacaaggctTGAAATGGATTTCCAGTAGATtgccgacttgattcatgatgatgactgcttgtctagcttgctagctaagattttgaaagtatgatgttgacatgatcagtccaatcaaagctatggtagatatGTGATTTGacattaccaacccctaagctctgtattttctgctggctgacccaccaccaaagaaagcactgagctaggctgaaacacctgcattttggtggtgctttactcaagaaagcaaaaaatagaccatgtttgtatgcggctttattaactcaattatttatttattttttgacattgtttgcaaactgatatgtgacaagtattgttattattattctatatatatttttctaaacaggtggggctcaaaacaggtggggcacTGGGAATATCAGATGTTCGGGTTTCTAAATAGACCCCAGATGTCAGTAGGACATTCCATTAGTGTGGAATGACCAATATGGCCAATAGGTGTCACCGTTGCTCTAACTACTTGACTACAACTTTGAAGAAACCTGCCAGTAGTTTTTCTCTccaccttctctgtctctctacctcccccctcacttcttcactctccctccctcactatcTCTCCCTTTCTTCATCTCTATCTATCACCCCGTCTCTCAGGTGGAGGGTCAGATTGTGTTTTCATTAGTGTATGTCTCTATACGGCTCCTGGGAGTGTGAGAGAGTGGTAGTCATGGATTTCGCTCTTCACCTCTCCACTCTGCTCTCTGTTCTCACCCACTGCTCAGGTAAGACATTTGAGGTTGGTGTGGTTGTGTATTTCTATAAATGATCAGGACTTGAATAGCAAAAAGACTAAAGACTTCAGTTACACAGTATGGTGTTGAAGTTTGATACCTTGATTACTACTGTATGGTAAttgtactgtatgtcaatatCCCACACATCTATACAAAATCTAACTGTAGCTGATACTGTCTAAGTAAATATTTCTGATCCTCATAATCTGGGAAAgctgtggtctgtctgtctacctgcctgtctctctgcctgcatgCTTGTCTGCCAGCCtggtctgcctgcctctctgtctgtctgctttccTGTCCACTTATCTatccatcaatccatccatccatccatccatctatctatctatctatctatctatctatctatctatctttcttATCTATCGATGATGGTGCCAAGAGTCTCAGGTGTGACCGGAGGAAATAACAGTTTTGGCCGTTCTTTCTAACAGGAGAGCTTTATTAAAGCCACAATACTCCCTCGGCCATTACTGCACTGCTTCCTCTAATTGTCCTctttgtgtgcatcccaaatggcaccctattcactataggcccatagggctctggtcaaatgtagtgcactatttagggaatagagtgccatttgggatgcagccttggTCATTACGGTTATTAACTTCTAATGGTCCCGTGATTATTCCTAGTGTTTGTGTAACCTCTGATGTGTCCTCAGTTTGTGTTTCTGCCACCTATTCATGCAGAGCTCCATTGATTCTCATTAATGCTGAAATATCAATCATTACTTTGTCActggttaaaggtccaatgcagccattttgatctcaatatcaaatcatttctccatcccaccaaaacaggcttaaatttcaggcagtcttttcaaacagctcttacattaAAAAGGGCactatcataattttcacagtattactcATAGTGTGAAAGTATATATAAAACAGTTTTTGACTGCACCGGGCCTTTAACCTGATCCATCTCGGACATCCGGTTGTATTGTCCCTGAATAATATCATGAAGCTCCTATCCTATCAGTCACACTTTGTAAGGCACTTCTCACAGAATATTCAATCATATAGAGCTTACAGAAGTTCTGTGGTCAATTTAATTTTCTCCTGCAGCCACATCAACTCTATTGTTTGTTGACATGccagacatacatacatactgccGGAATGGCAGAGAAATATTTTGAATTAGTGCGGAGGTGAAATAGGGTCAGACTCAGTAATATGAGATCTCACCATCATCTCATTATGATCatgatctctgtgtgtgtgtgtgtgtgtgtgtgtctgtgtgcaggtcAGGCCGTAGGCTTGCTGACTATTCTGTGGGTATTAGAGCGTGGTAAAGTCAGATAAATGAATAATAGTCTCAGTTAATAACTAGAGAaaacagggagtgtgtgtgtgcgcgcatgtgtgccCTTTGGAGCTTTACTGAGTGCACTTCTCTTCCAGCTCAGTGGTGTTACAAGAGCCAGTACTCCTGTGACAACACATGCAGAGGTAAAATaacccgtacacacacacacacacatcttatcTTCTCTCCACATGGGAGTTCACCTCAAAACTCCTCACCTACCACTTTCTCAGCACTGATCTAAATTCAGCACCATACGATATACACTCACcggtcagtttattaggtacaccacccgttCTCAAGAATGGatcactcctacagacagtgagtcacgtcgctgtggcttgctatataaagcagacaggcattgaggcattcagttactgttcgattgaacgttagaatgggcaaaacgagtgacaggcgcgccggatccagtatctcagaaacggctgtcctcctgggcttttcatgtgcgacagtgtctagggtttaccgagaatggtgccaCATGACAAAAAACCTACAGTAAGTGGCAGTCTTGTGGGCGAAAACAgtttgttgatgagaggtcgaaagAGAATGGCAGGAATCGTGCAAGCTAAAAGTCGTGCCACAAACAgtcaaataacggcgcagtacaacagtggtgtgcagagcGGCTTCTCGGAATGCagaactcgtcggtccttgtcacggatgggctatagcagcagatgaccacaccaggttccactcctatcagataaaaacaagaagaagcggctccagtgggcacgcgatcaccaacactggacaattgaggagtgggaaaacattgcctggtccgaccaATCCAGGTTCCTGTTGTGTCATGCTGATgacagtcaggatttggcgtaagcagcatgattacatggacccatcctgccaggtgtcaacagtacaggctggtggcggtggtgtagggaatgttttcctggcacacgtcccttgataccaattaaGGAACGAACGTttacgacaccttgtagaatccatgccccgaataattcaggctgttctggaggcaaaggaaGTCCGACCTGGTACTAGATAAACCgaataaactggccggtgaggGTATATGACCATATTGTATCGTCACCATACGATATACCCTCACCATCTCACACCACACTGAATACTTTCTGTTGCTGAACCAATACCCACTATATACGAAAGGAAACTAAACTGAGTTGTGTTGTATTGTTTCAGACCCTAGTCGGTGGCCAGGCCTGTTCCCTGACTGTGGCGGTCTGCGTCAGTCTCCCATAAACATTGTGACAAACCATGTCCAGGCCAACCACTCCCTGTCACCTTTGACCTTCTACGGTCATCACAACATTCTCAACATCACTGTTGAGAACATGGGGCATTCCGGTGAGAACTCTCAGAACCTCTCTTCTAAATCTAGAATGTTCTTTATACCATCATGACCTCTGATCCCAGTATTGAATGTTCTTGAACTCTAGACCTTTTTACAGTATCCTGGAATGGTCTCCAAACATTATATCCTCACTGCCAGAACACCCTAGAAAATACTCAAAGAATGTAACCTAGTTTATAATTAATGTctgtcattaaaaatgttattgCCAATAGTTGTAAAACTAAGAGGTTAGAGTATTGTGCTCCTCCAGTGACCCTGGATCAGCTCTTCCTGCTAAATATCATTCACAGAAATGACGACGGCACGGAATACAGAAATCTGACACTAGACtggctctctctgtcctcctccagcCCACTTCTCCCTGCCTTCGTCGGTGCAGGTCAGTGGAGGGGGTCTGGCAGGTCGGTACCGGGCCATTCAGTTCCACCTGCACTGGGGTGTGGACGCTGGGCCTGGGTCCGAACACACTGTTGACGGAGAACACTATCCCATGGAGGTAAACCCTGAGGCGGGGAATAACCATGTGGTACTATTACAACATCTATTCTGTCTCCCTGTCGATTCTCTtctctatctttccctctctctctctagttgcacATTGTTCACATCAAGGAGCCATACAATAGTCTAGAGGAGGCTGAGCATGACAAATCTGGTATAGCGCTGCTCGCCTTCCTGTTCGAGGTACTGATCAACCAATTAACTCATACAAATTCCAATTCAAATCCAGCGGCAAATTCAACACATTTCTCTAATATCAGTGTTGTGTTGTTCCAAGGAGTCCAATGATGATCACCATCACTACAACTCTCTTATAGAAGCCCTGGGAAGAGTTCAGAATAACGGTAAGAGTAACTCGACATACCATTTTCACACTATCCTACCAATCTGAACCAGCaaggttccagcaactatggtactaccagtacagtttagttcagctGGGCTAGGCTTAgaagtgtgaaaagggtattggAGCCATACAGTgtattctcccctctcctctctcctctcccctcaccctTCCCTCTACAGGGAATCAAAGCACAGTCCCAGGGTTCCGACTCTGTGACATCATTCCCCCCTCACATGATCTGCATGACTACTATCGATACGTGGGCTCCATGACGACACCAGGCTGTGAGCAAGCGGTTGTTTGGACGCTGTTCCACAGGACCATCCCTGTCAGCAACAGACAGGTAGGGGGTAAAAGTGACTGGGGTTAGAGGTCACTGGGGTTAGGCTCAGGGTCAGAGTGGGGTCTTTCAGAGATGCTGACTACATGAGGTCAGCAGAAATCCTGACCCTttctctcctcccaccatgattcCTTcccttctcatctcctctctagCTGGTGTCAGTAGCTCAGCAGGCTCAGTTCTGGACGGGTCAGCCCATGACAGGGATCTTCCGGCCCGTCCAGCCTCTGAACGGCAGAACTGTGTACCGGTCGGCAACCAGCCCTGTCCAGCCTGGTCTCATCACTGTGTGGCTGTATGTTCTTCTGTCTGTACTGGGGAGGGCACTggcgtaaagtacttaagtaaaaatgcttagtttgtaaagatgttggagtgtgcccctggctagccgtaaataaataaaaaataaaataaaaaatgctggtttgcttaatataaggaatttgaaatgatttatacttttacttttgatacttaagtataattTATCAATTAaatgtacttttgatacttaagtatatttaaaaccaaatatttttactcaagtagtattttactgggtgactttcacttttacttgagtcattttctatgaaggtatctttacttttactcaagtatgacaattgggtactttttccaccactgctgctGCACTGAGGAAGCTCGCAGACAAAGATAGGCCCAATTCCAAATTAACCTCTAGACACTTCTCAATTATCTGAAAGGATTGGACAGGGTGTACGCAATATGTTTATCTTCTGGGAAATATGTTTATCTTCTGGGCAATACTCTAAACTAGAGCAGACATGATATGGCAGCATTCGAGCCAGGTCTACTTTTGTGCAATAACGACTGACTGAATGACGACAGTGGAAGGTTAGCCCTCTTCATGTCCACACGCTATATGTATCTTCCATGAACAACAGCTAGTGACAACATTTTGTAAATAAGCAACATTTAATCAATCATCAACACATTAAGACAAAAAGGTATGAACTGTCTGAAATGTATAGTTGTACTACTATTGAGGATAATATATCTAAATGTACTAAAGCTTTTACCTCCCATTTTTCTAAATAGATCTAAAGCAGTAACCATGGCATCAACAACTACATTGTCTACCGGTATTTTAAAGGCACTTTACATGACCTGAGCAACAAGGCAGTCCTACAGAATGGACCCATTGTTTTCTAGAGTAGACACTGAATGTAGAGAACACTGGAGAGTGTTCTAGAAGGCAAACAATGGTTCTTTACCACTGGGGTGCAAATCCTAACTAAATTGGAAGTTAGGATACACCCCAGAGTTCCATTTGACCACTGTTGCTTATAGAAGTTGTTGTTGGGGTCAAAGGTTAAAGGTAAGCGGTGAGGAGGAGAGGTCACAGGACCTGTTTCTTCAGCCAGGTCCTCATGTGCTCCACCTGTGCTGCCACGCTACTCTTGGCTGTGCCACCAGGGGCGCTGTACTGCTCCACACTGCTACTGTAGTCCCACACCGCAGACACATCACTGGAAAACAGAGggctggagagaggaagagagaggagcaaggggagggtgaagTGGAAAGGATAAGGAGGTGGGGGGGACAAAAGAGTGATAATACGAAgaagtgtgtgcatgcgtgcttgCGCTCACCTGGCAGTCCGCAGGTCCTCCACAGTGAGTTGGTTCAGGGGAATGTTCTTGGATTCAGCCAGAAACACAGCTTTACCTG
Encoded proteins:
- the ca4c gene encoding carbonic anhydrase IV c, which encodes MSLYGSWECERVVVMDFALHLSTLLSVLTHCSAQWCYKSQYSCDNTCRDPSRWPGLFPDCGGLRQSPINIVTNHVQANHSLSPLTFYGHHNILNITVENMGHSAHFSLPSSVQVSGGGLAGRYRAIQFHLHWGVDAGPGSEHTVDGEHYPMELHIVHIKEPYNSLEEAEHDKSGIALLAFLFEESNDDHHHYNSLIEALGRVQNNGNQSTVPGFRLCDIIPPSHDLHDYYRYVGSMTTPGCEQAVVWTLFHRTIPVSNRQLVSVAQQAQFWTGQPMTGIFRPVQPLNGRTVYRSATSPVQPGLITVWLYVLLSVLGRALA